The Drosophila nasuta strain 15112-1781.00 chromosome 2L, ASM2355853v1, whole genome shotgun sequence genome window below encodes:
- the LOC132798219 gene encoding C-type lectin 37Da-like: MNVKKNWFEAYQSCHLMDAELLSIETQEEWRDINAYVQEFNIGEFYWTSGTDQGKIGQHVWFANNKHIDKAMWGPNQPDNANKMEHCVEYNWAKSKTGSWINDRPCDFQNRYICEARQPKTASFVVW, encoded by the coding sequence ATGAATGTAAAGAAGAACTGGTTCGAAGCCTATCAGTCTTGTCATCTTATGGACGCCGAACTGTTATCGATCGAAACCCAAGAAGAATGGCGTGACATCAATGCATATGTACAAGAATTCAATATCGGTGAATTTTACTGGACATCGGGAACAGATCAGGGAAAAATTGGACAGCATGTTTGGTTTGCCAATAACAAACATATCGACAAAGCAATGTGGGGCCCAAACCAACCGGATAATGCCAATAAAATGGAGCACTGTGTCGAATACAATTGGGCCAAAAGTAAAACCGGTTCATGGATAAACGATCGACCATGTGACTTTCAAAATCGATATATCTGCGAGGCTCGACAACCCAAAACAGCATCCTTTGTCGTTTGGTAA